From the genome of Gemmatimonadota bacterium, one region includes:
- a CDS encoding carboxypeptidase regulatory-like domain-containing protein → MPFTDLRRAAIVGLALVGALLVATRPAAAQVIRGIAVDSVTRDPLPDLLVTLVDSAANFLGAARTSERGRFVFTGRGGGFYALDLRAIGFKRLTSPWIPLAANDTVEVTLRVVRVPITLSPVVVRAERDAILDRSFLGMNFKAMGAKILAPSEIDAVRGGARDYVDLVQSLSPVGYLPRSIDGRTSARCIAWMRTGGCMLVFVDGMRMQDPQQALDMAPPEQVSHVVLIRASEAGVLFGTGSSSGVLMVFTKGFVRGAAR, encoded by the coding sequence ATGCCGTTCACAGATCTTCGCCGTGCCGCGATCGTCGGCCTCGCGCTGGTCGGTGCGCTCTTGGTTGCGACTCGCCCGGCGGCGGCCCAGGTCATACGCGGCATCGCGGTCGATTCGGTCACGCGCGACCCGCTCCCCGACCTCCTCGTCACCCTCGTCGACTCGGCGGCCAACTTCCTCGGGGCCGCGCGAACGTCCGAGCGCGGGCGCTTTGTCTTCACCGGTCGCGGAGGCGGCTTCTATGCGCTGGACCTGCGCGCGATCGGCTTCAAGCGCCTTACGTCGCCGTGGATTCCGCTCGCGGCGAACGACACGGTCGAGGTGACGCTGCGCGTCGTGCGAGTGCCGATCACGCTGTCACCAGTGGTGGTGCGCGCCGAGCGCGATGCGATTCTCGACCGCTCCTTCCTGGGGATGAACTTCAAGGCGATGGGAGCGAAGATCCTCGCGCCGTCGGAGATCGACGCCGTACGCGGCGGCGCCCGCGACTATGTGGATCTCGTGCAGTCGTTGAGCCCCGTGGGTTACCTCCCGCGCAGCATCGACGGGCGAACCAGCGCTCGCTGCATCGCGTGGATGCGTACGGGGGGCTGCATGCTCGTGTTCGTCGACGGCATGCGGATGCAGGATCCGCAGCAGGCACTCGACATGGCGCCTCCCGAACAGGTCAGTCACGTCGTCCTGATTCGCGCGAGTGAGGCCGGTGTCTTGTTCGGGACCGGATCATCGTCCGGGGTCCTGATGGTCTTCACGAAGGGCTTCGTGCGGGGCGCAGCGCGATAG
- a CDS encoding bifunctional metallophosphatase/5'-nucleotidase, translating into MSRLAVAVAPFVATLLVACTPGARGTVGAPPPPANDTPHLTVLHFNDIYEITPVEGGRSGGLARVAALRQRLADSVGPVLTTLGGDLYSPSALGTARVNGERLAGKQMVAVLNATGLDWTTLGNHEFDIGENAFRARVAESRFKYVASNVTDSAGRPFPGILPHAIVSVASGGRTLRVGLVGVVIPSNPQPWVRYTDPLASLRQHAAMIRDSVDILIGLTHLSVAQDQRVAEEIPSIDVILGGHEHENYLLQRGPNFTPIIKGDANVRTVAVVRIEPAARGTRPRITSTLIPITDAMRPDSAVNVEVQRWIDAAFAGYRSQGFAPEQLVATLRAPLDGRETVVRTRSGALSDAILAGMRAEASDAEVAIFNGGSIRIDDVVPPGPLTQYDVIRILPFGGNTVRADFTGRLLRQVLTIGRQSAGSGGFLHASGAAFDSSGVLMVGGSPVRDDIWYRIIISDFLLTGNETALPFLTRTNPEVRIVRELRDIRQSLIDQLKRM; encoded by the coding sequence ATGTCTCGTCTTGCCGTCGCCGTCGCCCCGTTCGTCGCAACCCTCCTGGTCGCCTGTACGCCCGGTGCGCGCGGAACGGTGGGGGCCCCCCCGCCACCAGCGAACGACACACCACACCTCACCGTCCTCCACTTCAACGACATCTACGAGATCACCCCAGTGGAGGGGGGGCGCTCCGGAGGACTCGCGCGCGTCGCCGCCCTGCGCCAGCGCCTCGCCGACTCCGTGGGCCCCGTCCTCACCACGCTGGGCGGCGACCTCTACTCGCCGTCGGCGCTCGGCACCGCCCGCGTGAACGGGGAACGGCTGGCCGGGAAGCAGATGGTCGCGGTGCTCAACGCCACGGGGCTCGACTGGACCACGTTAGGCAACCACGAGTTCGACATCGGCGAGAACGCCTTTCGTGCGCGCGTCGCCGAGTCCCGCTTCAAGTACGTCGCCTCCAACGTGACCGACAGCGCCGGGCGGCCATTCCCGGGGATCCTCCCGCATGCGATCGTCTCCGTTGCGTCTGGCGGTCGGACGCTGCGCGTGGGGCTGGTGGGCGTCGTCATCCCGTCCAACCCCCAGCCGTGGGTGCGCTACACCGACCCCCTGGCCTCGCTGCGGCAGCACGCCGCGATGATCCGGGATTCGGTCGACATCCTCATCGGGCTCACCCACCTGAGCGTGGCGCAGGACCAGCGCGTCGCGGAAGAGATCCCGTCGATCGACGTGATCCTCGGCGGCCACGAGCACGAGAACTACCTCCTGCAACGCGGCCCCAACTTCACCCCCATCATCAAGGGCGACGCGAACGTGCGGACCGTCGCCGTGGTGCGGATCGAGCCCGCCGCGCGCGGCACACGTCCCCGCATCACCAGCACGCTCATCCCCATCACCGACGCCATGCGCCCCGACAGCGCTGTCAACGTCGAGGTGCAGCGATGGATTGACGCCGCTTTCGCCGGCTACCGGAGCCAGGGGTTCGCCCCAGAACAGCTCGTCGCCACACTACGCGCCCCGCTCGATGGGCGCGAGACGGTCGTGCGCACGCGCAGCGGCGCGCTGAGCGACGCGATCCTCGCCGGGATGCGCGCCGAGGCCAGCGACGCCGAGGTGGCCATCTTCAACGGCGGGTCGATTCGGATCGATGACGTCGTCCCGCCGGGGCCGCTCACCCAGTACGACGTCATCCGCATTCTCCCGTTTGGGGGGAACACGGTGCGCGCCGACTTCACCGGACGGCTCCTGCGCCAGGTGCTCACCATCGGGCGCCAGAGCGCCGGGAGCGGCGGTTTCCTGCACGCGTCGGGGGCCGCCTTCGACTCGAGCGGTGTCCTCATGGTTGGCGGCAGCCCCGTGCGCGACGACATCTGGTACCGCATCATCATCAGCGACTTCCTGCTCACCGGAAACGAGACGGCGCTCCCGTTCCTCACACGCACCAATCCCGAGGTGCGGATCGTGCGCGAGTTGCGTGACATCCGGCAGTCTCTCATCGACCAGTTGAAGCGGATGTAG
- a CDS encoding FHA domain-containing protein — protein MVIAPDGAASLRVVQGDAGVFVNGVPVGREPAPLLHGDRVAIDGCELRFADEQQGGVTLEVPTQGDVRVATPSAGIGEARSRGRLVSLTDGREYAVPPEGLTLGRDAGCDVVVAAANVSRRHARITPGPGGYELVDSSTNGVLVNGARVQGALGLARGDTVRIGNDEFRFYADAEPPVPPRSLLDVPSLQATAAIPAIKRPVVAPTPPATPSAPSPSRTPDLSLMPGVGPVAPRTPASDAAPVGGAPALHEASSAASRRKGTLAVLEILNEGPEKGKRFELIAPLSHVGRGDHNDVAIRDESVSESHAKIQRREDAWYIVDMDSTNGTYVAGSRVYGEAKVSSGGDVRFGGVKMLFRTMGGGQRATGETRVIVGVRGPDPKRAEQRLKELARGVETDDAPPAPKGAPVWLWLALVALGAFFLYLVLQGR, from the coding sequence GTGGTGATAGCCCCGGATGGCGCGGCATCGCTGCGTGTGGTGCAGGGCGATGCCGGCGTCTTCGTGAACGGCGTCCCCGTGGGACGCGAGCCCGCCCCGCTGCTGCACGGCGATCGCGTGGCGATCGACGGCTGCGAGCTGCGCTTCGCGGACGAGCAGCAGGGGGGAGTGACGCTGGAGGTCCCCACGCAGGGCGATGTGCGCGTGGCGACGCCGAGTGCGGGGATTGGTGAGGCGCGCTCCCGCGGACGCCTCGTCTCGCTCACCGATGGTCGCGAGTACGCCGTCCCGCCGGAGGGGCTGACGCTCGGGCGTGATGCAGGGTGCGACGTCGTCGTGGCCGCCGCCAACGTGTCGCGCCGGCACGCGCGCATCACGCCGGGGCCCGGGGGCTACGAGTTGGTCGACTCCAGCACCAACGGCGTCCTGGTCAACGGGGCGCGCGTGCAGGGGGCCTTGGGGTTGGCGCGCGGCGACACGGTGCGCATCGGCAACGACGAGTTCCGCTTCTACGCCGACGCAGAGCCGCCGGTCCCACCACGGTCGCTCCTCGACGTCCCGTCGCTGCAGGCGACGGCGGCGATTCCGGCGATCAAGCGCCCGGTCGTCGCCCCCACACCGCCGGCGACACCGTCCGCGCCATCGCCGTCGCGTACCCCGGATCTCTCGCTGATGCCGGGAGTGGGGCCGGTCGCGCCGCGCACCCCTGCGTCGGACGCCGCCCCCGTGGGTGGGGCCCCGGCACTGCACGAGGCGTCGTCCGCGGCCTCGCGCCGCAAGGGGACGCTGGCGGTGCTCGAGATCCTCAACGAGGGGCCGGAGAAGGGGAAACGCTTCGAGTTGATCGCCCCGCTGTCGCACGTCGGGCGGGGCGATCACAACGATGTGGCCATCCGTGACGAGAGCGTCTCCGAGTCGCACGCGAAGATCCAGCGACGCGAGGACGCCTGGTACATTGTGGACATGGATTCCACGAACGGCACCTACGTCGCCGGGAGCCGCGTGTATGGCGAGGCGAAGGTGTCGAGCGGGGGAGACGTGCGGTTCGGCGGCGTGAAGATGCTCTTTCGCACGATGGGTGGGGGACAGCGGGCCACAGGGGAGACGCGGGTGATCGTGGGGGTGCGTGGGCCGGACCCCAAGCGCGCGGAGCAGCGGCTCAAGGAACTTGCGCGTGGCGTGGAAACGGACGATGCTCCGCCCGCGCCGAAAGGGGCGCCTGTCTGGTTGTGGTTGGCACTCGTGGCGCTCGGCGCCTTCTTTCTCTACCTCGTCCTCCAGGGTCGCTAG
- a CDS encoding SDR family NAD(P)-dependent oxidoreductase, with the protein MRPLAIITGASEGIGRDLADLYASDGHDVLLVARRDAALRALAAELEQRHGITATVVAADLASRAGCDAVVAACAGHESRVVALVNNAGLGAVGWFHEIAWEREQVQLDVNVTALTYLTFRVLPWLRRNGRGHIMQMASVAGFQPGPLSAVYYASKAYVVSFSEALHNESIGSGVTVTAVCPGPTNTGFQRVSGVVSGARAGGAPPMSSRAVAELAYRGTRAGKRIVYAGFRNRVASMLGRYMPRSWSAAVVRRIQRSRLG; encoded by the coding sequence ATGCGTCCTCTCGCCATCATCACCGGTGCCAGTGAAGGGATCGGTCGAGATCTCGCCGATCTCTATGCCTCGGATGGGCACGACGTTCTGCTCGTGGCGCGCCGCGACGCAGCGCTGCGTGCGCTGGCCGCGGAGCTCGAACAACGTCATGGCATCACGGCCACGGTGGTCGCCGCCGACCTCGCGTCGCGCGCCGGGTGCGACGCCGTCGTGGCCGCGTGCGCGGGGCACGAGTCGCGGGTGGTCGCGCTGGTGAACAACGCGGGGCTCGGGGCGGTGGGATGGTTCCACGAGATCGCGTGGGAGCGCGAGCAGGTGCAACTCGACGTGAACGTCACGGCGCTCACCTACCTCACCTTTCGCGTGCTGCCGTGGCTGCGCCGGAACGGGCGGGGACACATCATGCAGATGGCGTCGGTCGCGGGCTTTCAGCCGGGGCCGTTGTCGGCGGTCTACTACGCCAGCAAGGCGTACGTGGTCTCGTTCAGCGAGGCGCTGCACAACGAGTCCATCGGGAGCGGGGTCACGGTGACGGCGGTCTGCCCCGGTCCGACGAACACGGGATTCCAGCGCGTCTCGGGCGTGGTGTCCGGGGCTCGCGCGGGGGGGGCGCCGCCGATGTCGTCGCGCGCGGTGGCGGAGCTGGCGTATCGCGGGACGCGCGCCGGGAAGCGGATCGTGTACGCCGGCTTTCGCAATCGTGTGGCGTCGATGCTGGGCCGCTACATGCCGCGCAGCTGGTCGGCGGCGGTGGTGCGGCGCATCCAGCGCTCGCGGCTCGGCTAG
- a CDS encoding ABC transporter ATP-binding protein, producing the protein MPPTPPDSSEEDVLGKAYDARLARRLLRYAWPYRALIASSLALLVIDGALQLVGPLLTRRVIDVAIPAGDATAILHAALLFGGTLLAQFGCTYGETVLTARLGQRVMHDLRTQLFAHLQRLPVAYFDRNPVGRLVTRVTSDVESLNELFTSGVVAGLGDVFTLLAISILMLVVDWRLALAAFAVIPLVVIASNVFRVRVREAYRAIRTRLARINAFLQERLSGVRVVQLFGREGDEARRFDALNKDHLDAHLTSITIYALYFPIIELLTTIAIAAILVAGAARVDLATLSVGTVAAFLQLVRRFFEPLQDLSDKYNTLQQAMAASERIFALLDEEPDVRRATGDANAGALGASATGRALPAQSTDSSRASTTPGDGAAQSDPRLRSPVSIEFRHVWFAYAAPHAAAGDTADRPPEWVLRDVNFVARPGRTLAIVGHTGAGKTTIINLLLGFYQPQRGEILINGIDQRELPVADVRRLIGYVQQDIFLFAGDIASNIRLSTPLTDAQVRDAATRVGADRLVQRLPGGYGYALGERGSSVSVGERQLLSFARAIAADPAVLVLDEATSAVDSEIEGEIQRALAELMRGRTTIAIAHRLSTIRDADEILVMHHGEVRERGTHRELQEMGGLYERLTRLQTGVVRGA; encoded by the coding sequence ATGCCGCCCACCCCCCCAGACTCGAGCGAGGAAGACGTCCTCGGCAAGGCGTACGACGCGCGCCTCGCCCGGCGGCTCCTGCGCTACGCCTGGCCGTACCGCGCCCTCATCGCCTCGTCGCTCGCCCTGCTGGTGATCGACGGCGCGTTGCAGCTGGTGGGCCCCCTGCTCACGCGACGGGTGATCGATGTCGCCATCCCCGCAGGCGACGCCACCGCGATCCTCCACGCCGCCCTCCTCTTCGGCGGCACCCTGCTCGCGCAGTTCGGCTGCACGTACGGCGAAACCGTCCTGACCGCGCGCCTGGGCCAGCGCGTCATGCACGACCTCCGCACGCAGCTCTTCGCCCACCTCCAGCGACTCCCCGTCGCCTACTTCGACCGCAACCCCGTCGGGCGTCTCGTCACCCGCGTGACCTCCGACGTGGAGTCGCTGAACGAGCTGTTCACCTCCGGGGTCGTCGCCGGACTCGGCGACGTCTTCACGCTCCTGGCCATCAGCATCCTGATGCTCGTGGTCGACTGGCGGCTCGCCCTCGCCGCCTTCGCCGTCATCCCGCTGGTCGTGATCGCGTCGAACGTCTTTCGGGTGCGCGTGCGCGAGGCGTATCGCGCGATTCGCACCCGGCTCGCGCGCATCAACGCCTTCCTGCAGGAACGGCTCTCGGGGGTGCGCGTGGTGCAGCTGTTCGGACGTGAGGGCGACGAGGCGAGGCGTTTCGACGCGCTCAACAAGGACCATCTCGATGCGCACCTCACGTCGATCACGATCTATGCGCTGTACTTCCCGATCATCGAGCTCCTGACGACGATAGCGATCGCCGCCATCCTCGTCGCGGGCGCCGCGCGCGTCGACCTGGCGACGCTCTCGGTCGGGACGGTGGCTGCCTTCCTGCAACTCGTCCGGCGCTTCTTCGAGCCGCTGCAGGACCTCTCCGACAAGTACAACACGCTGCAGCAGGCGATGGCGGCGAGCGAGCGGATCTTCGCGCTCCTGGACGAAGAACCGGACGTGCGACGAGCGACGGGAGACGCGAATGCCGGCGCGCTTGGCGCGTCGGCCACCGGGCGGGCACTGCCGGCGCAGTCGACCGACTCATCCCGCGCCAGCACAACGCCCGGCGACGGCGCGGCTCAGTCCGATCCCCGTCTTCGATCCCCCGTCTCGATCGAGTTCCGCCACGTCTGGTTCGCCTACGCCGCGCCGCACGCCGCCGCTGGCGACACCGCCGATCGCCCGCCGGAGTGGGTGCTGCGGGACGTCAACTTCGTCGCACGTCCCGGGCGCACTCTCGCCATCGTCGGGCACACGGGGGCGGGAAAGACGACGATCATCAACCTCCTGCTCGGCTTCTATCAGCCGCAGCGCGGCGAGATCCTGATCAACGGGATCGACCAGCGCGAGCTCCCCGTGGCCGACGTGCGGCGCCTGATCGGCTACGTGCAGCAGGACATTTTCCTGTTCGCGGGCGACATCGCCTCCAACATCCGGCTGTCGACGCCGCTCACCGATGCGCAGGTGCGCGACGCGGCGACACGCGTGGGGGCCGATCGGCTGGTGCAGCGACTCCCCGGGGGGTACGGCTACGCGCTCGGCGAGCGCGGGAGTTCGGTGAGTGTGGGGGAGCGACAGCTCCTGTCGTTCGCGCGCGCGATCGCGGCCGATCCCGCCGTCCTTGTCCTCGACGAAGCGACCAGTGCCGTGGACAGCGAGATCGAGGGGGAGATCCAGCGAGCGTTGGCTGAACTGATGCGCGGGCGCACGACGATCGCCATCGCGCACCGCCTCAGCACCATTCGCGATGCGGACGAGATTCTGGTCATGCACCATGGCGAAGTGCGCGAGCGCGGGACGCACCGCGAGTTGCAGGAGATGGGGGGATTGTATGAGCGGCTGACACGTCTTCAGACCGGTGTCGTGAGGGGCGCATGA
- the uvrA gene encoding excinuclease ABC subunit UvrA has product MKDAILVRGARQHNLKGIDVAIPRRAITVVTGPSGSGKSSLAFDTIYAEGQRRYVESLSSYARQFLERMEKPDVDSIEGISPAVAIEQKNPTKSSRSTVGTATEIYDYLRLLWARVGHTYCPLCGREMTPDTVESVTDRLLALPEGSRMQVGFPLRLSSKVTHTVVVENLRAQGFLRVVADGRTLHVDDFAAEKLDLTKVGELVVVVDRLSATAELRGRIAEAVSTAFREGEGDCAVVLQEDEKTRRREDEKGPSSALSRLPVFPSSRLLRFTERFECPNDGTRAPAPSPQLFSFNNPRGACSTCNGFGAVLEYDESLIVPNVERSVRDGAIDPWTKPRYENKRRALAEYCKKEGIDTSVPWLALAADVRHRLLHHSGRGYKGIFPFLVDLEEKRYKQYIRVFLRQYQSAKECGTCRGTKLQTDALNVRVAGLTIADVSALSIDQLRAWLDGLALSPFEQEVADHILREARDRVRFLCDVGLTYLSLHRATRTLSGGEAQRISLSNALGSSLVDTLYVLDEPSIGLHSRDLDRLLALLARLRDRGNTVLIVEHDLAAIRAADHMIELGPASGEQGGHVVFDGPVSEAADSPLTGQYLTGARTIPLPDQRRRTGPRWLTLTGAREHNLRGVDVKIPLGTLTAVTGVSGSGKSTLIHDVLYRALEFRLTGEHSAKQHLGEKVGAYDTLTGYESLDAVVLIDQEPIGRSPRSNPVTYIKAYDEIRRIFSQIPLARQRKYTASTFSFNVKGGRCEKCEGAGYLEVEMVFMADVFVPCDECAGRRFKAEVLEVTLFGKSIHDVLQLTVDQAIRFFPYEEKLGQALWQLQQVGLGYLRLGQPATTLSGGEAQRVKIARELTLSAKAAGRKLYLMDEPTTGLHLEDVRKLAEVLDRLVEAGHTVLLIEHNLDVIKLADWIIDVGPEGGDGGGTIVAMGTPEEVAATPASHTGRFLQEVLGADTRAQVNPSSRRGAAARR; this is encoded by the coding sequence GTGAAGGACGCGATTCTCGTCCGGGGCGCCCGGCAGCACAACCTCAAGGGGATCGACGTGGCCATCCCGCGCCGCGCGATCACCGTCGTCACCGGCCCGTCGGGTTCGGGCAAGTCGTCGCTCGCCTTCGACACGATCTACGCCGAGGGGCAGCGGCGCTACGTGGAGTCGCTGTCGTCATATGCGCGGCAGTTCCTCGAGCGCATGGAGAAGCCCGACGTCGACTCGATCGAGGGGATCTCCCCAGCGGTGGCGATCGAGCAGAAGAACCCGACCAAGTCGTCGCGCTCGACCGTGGGGACGGCGACGGAGATCTACGACTACCTGCGCCTGCTCTGGGCGCGCGTGGGGCACACGTACTGTCCGCTGTGCGGGCGCGAGATGACCCCCGACACGGTGGAGTCGGTCACGGACCGCCTGCTCGCGCTCCCCGAAGGGTCGCGCATGCAGGTGGGCTTTCCGTTGCGCCTGTCGTCGAAGGTGACGCACACCGTGGTGGTCGAGAACCTGCGCGCGCAGGGCTTCCTGCGCGTGGTGGCCGACGGCCGCACGCTGCACGTCGACGATTTCGCGGCGGAGAAGCTGGACCTGACCAAGGTCGGCGAGCTGGTGGTGGTGGTCGACCGTCTTTCGGCGACAGCGGAGCTGCGGGGGCGCATTGCCGAAGCGGTGTCCACGGCGTTTCGCGAGGGGGAGGGCGACTGTGCGGTCGTGTTGCAGGAAGACGAGAAGACGAGAAGACGAGAAGACGAGAAAGGGCCGAGCAGCGCGTTGTCCCGTCTTCCCGTCTTCCCGTCTTCCCGTCTTCTGCGTTTCACCGAACGTTTCGAGTGCCCGAACGATGGCACGCGCGCCCCGGCCCCGTCGCCGCAGCTCTTCAGCTTCAACAATCCGCGCGGCGCCTGTTCCACGTGCAACGGCTTTGGTGCCGTGCTCGAGTATGACGAGTCGTTGATCGTGCCTAACGTCGAGCGGTCGGTGCGCGACGGGGCCATCGATCCGTGGACCAAGCCCCGGTACGAGAACAAGCGCCGGGCGCTGGCCGAGTACTGCAAGAAGGAGGGGATCGACACGAGCGTCCCGTGGCTCGCGCTCGCCGCCGATGTGCGCCACCGCCTCCTGCATCACAGCGGGCGCGGCTACAAGGGGATCTTCCCCTTCCTGGTCGACCTCGAGGAGAAGCGTTACAAGCAGTACATCCGCGTCTTCCTGCGGCAGTACCAGTCGGCCAAGGAGTGCGGCACCTGCCGCGGGACCAAGCTGCAGACCGACGCGCTCAACGTGCGCGTGGCCGGCCTCACGATCGCCGACGTGTCGGCGTTGTCCATCGACCAGCTGCGCGCCTGGCTCGACGGACTCGCCCTGTCGCCGTTCGAACAGGAGGTGGCGGACCACATCCTGCGCGAGGCGCGCGACCGCGTGCGCTTTCTCTGCGACGTGGGGCTCACGTACCTCTCGCTGCACCGGGCCACGCGCACGCTCTCCGGCGGCGAGGCGCAACGCATCTCGCTCTCCAACGCGTTAGGCTCGTCGCTGGTCGACACGTTGTACGTGCTCGACGAGCCGTCGATCGGGCTGCACTCGCGCGACCTGGATCGACTCCTCGCCCTGCTCGCGCGCCTGCGCGACCGCGGCAACACGGTGCTGATCGTCGAGCACGACCTCGCGGCGATCCGCGCCGCCGATCACATGATCGAGCTCGGGCCGGCGTCGGGCGAACAGGGGGGACACGTCGTCTTCGACGGGCCGGTGTCCGAGGCGGCCGATTCACCGCTCACCGGGCAGTACCTCACCGGGGCGCGCACGATCCCCCTCCCCGACCAGCGGCGGCGTACCGGGCCACGGTGGCTCACCCTCACCGGCGCCCGCGAGCACAACTTGCGCGGCGTCGACGTGAAGATCCCGTTAGGCACGCTCACCGCCGTCACCGGCGTCTCGGGCTCGGGCAAGAGCACCCTCATCCACGACGTGCTGTATCGCGCCCTCGAGTTCCGCCTCACCGGCGAACACAGCGCCAAGCAGCACCTCGGGGAGAAGGTCGGCGCCTACGACACGCTCACCGGCTACGAGTCGCTGGACGCCGTCGTCCTCATCGACCAGGAGCCGATCGGGCGTTCGCCGCGCTCCAACCCGGTGACGTACATCAAGGCCTACGACGAGATCCGCCGCATCTTCTCGCAGATCCCGCTCGCCAGGCAGCGCAAGTACACCGCCTCGACCTTCTCCTTCAACGTGAAGGGGGGACGCTGCGAGAAGTGCGAAGGCGCCGGCTACCTCGAGGTGGAAATGGTCTTCATGGCCGACGTCTTCGTCCCCTGCGACGAATGTGCCGGCCGCCGCTTCAAGGCCGAGGTCCTCGAGGTCACGCTCTTCGGGAAGAGCATCCACGACGTCTTGCAGCTCACGGTGGACCAGGCGATCCGCTTCTTCCCCTATGAGGAGAAGCTGGGCCAGGCCCTCTGGCAGCTGCAACAGGTGGGGCTCGGCTACCTGCGCCTCGGCCAGCCGGCGACCACGCTGTCGGGCGGCGAGGCCCAGCGCGTGAAGATCGCGCGCGAACTCACCCTCTCCGCCAAGGCCGCCGGGCGCAAGCTGTACCTCATGGACGAGCCAACGACCGGGTTGCACCTGGAAGACGTGCGCAAGCTGGCCGAGGTGCTCGACCGGCTCGTGGAGGCGGGGCACACCGTACTGCTGATCGAGCACAACCTCGACGTCATCAAGCTCGCCGACTGGATCATCGACGTCGGCCCCGAGGGGGGCGACGGCGGCGGGACGATCGTGGCGATGGGGACCCCCGAGGAGGTCGCGGCCACCCCCGCCTCGCACACCGGACGCTTCCTGCAGGAGGTCCTGGGGGCGGATACGCGGGCGCAGGTGAACCCATCATCCAGGCGCGGCGCGGCGGCGCGGCGATAG
- a CDS encoding Stp1/IreP family PP2C-type Ser/Thr phosphatase, producing the protein MIRSGNEDAFFAHATRERGVFIVADGMGGHAAGEVASEMAVQIVSRELHELNDVYGEAARLRVAESLRIANRAIYDRTIQESDKQGMGTTASVLVMSGARYLIGQVGDSRVYLLRDGALRQLTKDHSYVQEQVDAGFLTPEQARYHPYSNVITRCVGASDVVEPDTYSGELKVGDVFLVASDGLTGMVDDRRLQQLLLSRASAGRVVDALIAEANYRGGLDNITAIVVQVLQIDSPNADAPTQEGPAFGA; encoded by the coding sequence ATGATTCGCTCAGGAAACGAAGACGCGTTCTTCGCGCATGCCACCCGGGAGCGCGGCGTCTTCATTGTCGCTGACGGCATGGGAGGGCACGCCGCGGGCGAAGTGGCCAGTGAGATGGCGGTGCAGATCGTCTCGCGTGAGCTGCACGAGTTGAACGACGTGTATGGTGAAGCGGCGCGCCTGCGGGTCGCCGAGTCGCTGCGCATCGCCAACCGGGCCATCTACGATCGCACGATCCAGGAGTCCGACAAGCAAGGGATGGGGACGACCGCGTCGGTCCTGGTGATGTCGGGGGCGCGCTACCTCATCGGCCAGGTGGGCGACTCCCGCGTGTACCTGCTGCGCGACGGCGCCCTGCGCCAGCTCACCAAGGACCACTCCTACGTGCAGGAGCAGGTCGACGCCGGCTTCCTCACCCCCGAGCAGGCGCGCTACCACCCCTACAGCAACGTGATCACCCGCTGCGTGGGGGCGAGCGACGTGGTGGAGCCCGACACGTACTCCGGCGAACTCAAGGTGGGCGACGTCTTCCTCGTCGCCTCCGACGGGCTCACCGGGATGGTCGACGACCGCCGGCTGCAACAGCTCCTTCTGTCGCGGGCCTCGGCCGGGCGCGTCGTCGACGCGCTGATTGCCGAGGCCAACTACCGCGGCGGGTTGGACAACATCACGGCGATCGTGGTGCAGGTCCTCCAGATCGATTCCCCCAACGCGGACGCCCCCACGCAGGAAGGGCCGGCGTTCGGCGCGTAG